From the genome of Fibrobacter sp. UWP2, one region includes:
- the hemL gene encoding glutamate-1-semialdehyde 2,1-aminomutase — protein MNHSVSEILFAEAKTLMPGGVNSPVRAYGNVGATPPFIARAKGSHIFDVDGNEYIDYVGSWGPMLLGHAHDAVLAAVADTAKNGLSFGAPCGLESELAKLVMSLVPSVEMIRMVNSGTEATMSAIRAARGFTGRDKIVKFEGCYHGHSDSLLIKAGSGMLTTGKPSSKGVPADLAKYTLTLQYNDVAGVKELFDKIGDEIAGVIVEPVAGNMGVVPAKLEFLQALSEETKKHGALLIVDEVMTGFRVGIHCAQGLYGIKPDLTTFGKIIGGGMPVGAYGGRLDVMQQIAPLGGIYQAGTLSGNPVAMAAGLATMRELVAHPEYYERAEANTKKLLAGIADAAKSAGIPVATNQVGSMGCVFFTETPVQCFADVQKSDLDLFRRYFLGMLDRGIYLAPSQFEAVFVSAAHTDEDIDRTLEAAKSTFAIL, from the coding sequence ATGAACCACTCCGTTAGCGAAATACTCTTTGCCGAAGCCAAGACGCTCATGCCGGGCGGTGTGAACAGTCCTGTTCGTGCCTACGGGAACGTCGGCGCGACCCCTCCGTTTATTGCCCGCGCGAAGGGCAGCCATATTTTTGACGTGGACGGAAACGAGTACATCGACTACGTGGGCAGCTGGGGTCCGATGCTTTTGGGACACGCCCACGATGCCGTGCTTGCCGCCGTTGCAGATACCGCGAAGAACGGACTCAGTTTCGGTGCGCCCTGCGGCTTGGAATCGGAACTCGCGAAGCTCGTGATGAGTCTTGTGCCAAGCGTCGAGATGATCCGCATGGTGAACTCGGGTACCGAGGCGACGATGAGCGCCATCCGTGCCGCCCGCGGTTTTACCGGCCGCGACAAGATTGTGAAGTTCGAGGGCTGCTACCACGGCCACAGCGACAGCCTGCTCATCAAGGCGGGTTCGGGCATGCTCACGACGGGAAAGCCGAGCAGTAAGGGCGTGCCTGCCGACCTCGCGAAGTACACGCTTACGCTCCAGTACAACGACGTGGCGGGCGTGAAGGAACTCTTCGACAAGATTGGCGACGAGATTGCAGGTGTCATCGTGGAACCGGTGGCGGGCAACATGGGTGTGGTGCCTGCCAAGCTCGAATTTTTGCAGGCGCTCTCCGAGGAGACCAAGAAGCACGGCGCGCTCCTGATTGTAGACGAGGTCATGACGGGTTTCCGCGTGGGTATTCATTGCGCGCAAGGGCTTTATGGCATCAAACCCGACCTCACGACCTTCGGGAAGATTATCGGTGGCGGCATGCCCGTAGGTGCATACGGCGGCCGCTTGGACGTGATGCAGCAGATTGCACCGCTCGGCGGTATTTACCAGGCGGGAACGCTTTCAGGGAACCCGGTTGCCATGGCGGCGGGTCTTGCTACCATGCGTGAACTGGTTGCACATCCCGAATACTACGAACGTGCCGAGGCGAACACCAAAAAGCTTCTCGCCGGGATTGCCGATGCGGCAAAGTCTGCCGGAATTCCTGTTGCGACCAACCAGGTGGGTTCCATGGGGTGCGTTTTCTTTACCGAGACCCCCGTCCAATGCTTTGCGGATGTGCAAAAAAGCGACCTGGACTTGTTCCGCCGGTATTTCCTCGGCATGCTCGACCGCGGGATTTACCTCGCTCCGAGCCAGTTTGAGGCGGTTTTTGTGAGTGCTGCCCACACGGACGAGGACATTGACCGCACTTTGGAAGCCGCAAAGTCCACATTCGCCATTTTGTAA
- the hemB gene encoding porphobilinogen synthase, with product MINRPRRLRKNETIRNMVAETAINPDSLVYPMFVVEGEGVKEEIPSMPGQYRFSVDELLKEVSTFGTLGLKSVLLFGIPHHKDEMASEAYAENGIVQRAVRALKQKFPDLYVITDVCLCEYMSHGHCGIVKDGDVDNDPTLELLAKTALSHAQAGADMVAPSDMMDGRVAAIREKLDENGFCNTPIMAYSAKFASAFYGPFRDAADSAPHFGNRKTYQMDVRNAREALHEVALDMEEGADIVMVKPGLAFLDILRATAEMSDVPVAVYNVSGEYAMVKAAAQKGWIDENAIIRETLIAFRRAGADIIITYHAKEALEKGLV from the coding sequence ATGATTAACCGTCCACGCCGCTTACGCAAGAATGAAACCATCCGCAACATGGTTGCGGAAACTGCGATTAACCCTGATTCCCTCGTGTACCCGATGTTCGTGGTCGAGGGGGAGGGCGTCAAGGAAGAAATTCCGTCGATGCCGGGCCAGTACCGCTTTTCGGTCGACGAACTTCTCAAGGAAGTCTCGACATTTGGGACGCTCGGGCTCAAGAGTGTCCTCCTGTTCGGCATCCCGCACCACAAGGACGAAATGGCGAGCGAGGCTTACGCCGAGAACGGCATTGTGCAGCGTGCGGTGCGCGCCCTCAAGCAGAAGTTCCCCGATTTGTACGTGATTACCGATGTGTGCCTTTGCGAATACATGAGCCACGGCCATTGCGGAATTGTGAAGGATGGCGACGTGGACAACGACCCGACGCTTGAACTCCTGGCGAAGACTGCCCTTTCGCATGCGCAGGCGGGTGCCGACATGGTGGCTCCTTCCGACATGATGGATGGTCGTGTTGCGGCAATTCGCGAAAAGCTGGACGAGAACGGATTTTGCAACACCCCGATCATGGCGTACAGCGCGAAGTTCGCGAGCGCCTTTTACGGACCTTTCCGCGATGCCGCGGATTCTGCACCGCATTTTGGTAACCGTAAAACATACCAGATGGATGTGCGCAACGCCCGCGAGGCCTTGCACGAGGTGGCGCTCGACATGGAAGAGGGGGCCGACATCGTGATGGTGAAGCCTGGTCTTGCCTTTCTCGATATTTTGCGTGCGACCGCCGAGATGAGCGACGTCCCTGTGGCGGTGTACAACGTGAGTGGCGAATACGCCATGGTGAAGGCTGCCGCGCAAAAGGGCTGGATTGACGAGAACGCGATTATCCGCGAAACGCTCATCGCCTTCCGCCGTGCGGGCGCCGACATCATCATCACCTACCACGCGAAGGAAGCGCTGGAAAAGGGATTGGTATGA